The following is a genomic window from Roseovarius sp. M141.
GAATATCTGGCGGCCGTCAAACCCTGCGGCGACGGGCTGCTGATGGAGACGCTGCATTACGAGGGCGAGTTGCGCGAGGCCGACCAGATCTTCACCGATATCGAGGATGAGAAAGTTGACAAGGAGCTGCTGGAGGTCGCCACATCCCTGATCGACCGTAAAAGCGCACCTTTCGATGCCGGCGCCTATCACGACAAATATGCCGAGGCGATGCAGGATCTTCTGGAAGCCAAAATCAAGAACAAGAAGACACCGCGCGTGCGGACCGACGACGATGACAGCACTGGCGGCGACAATGTCGTCGATCTGATGAGCGCGCTGAAACAGAGCCTCAAGGATGCCGACGGTAGGAAAAAGAAGAAACCGGCTAAAAAGGTGTCCTAGATGGCCAAGCACCCCGATCCACTGGCCAATTACAACCAAATGCGGGACTTTTCCCGCACCAAGGAGCCACACGGCCGCGTGGGCGAAGCGCGCACGAAACGGCGCTTTCTGGTGCAGAAACATGCTGCATCGCGCCTGCATTATGATTTCCGGCTGGAATGGAACGGCGTGCTGCTCAGCTGGGCGGTGACCAAGGGGCCGTCCCCCGATCCGGGCGAGAAGCGTCTGGCAGTGCGCACCGAGGATCACCCGCTGGACTACGGTGATTTCGAAGGCATTATCCCGAAAGGCGAATATGGCGGCGGCACGGTGATGCTGTGGGATACCGGAGGCTGGGTGCCGCAAGAAGATTTCGAAAAAGGCCTCGCGGATGGCAAGCTGAAATTTACCCTGCAAGGCCAGCGGATGAAGGGCGGCTGGGCGCTGGTGCGGATGCGCGGGAAATCAGGCGAGAAACGCGAGAACTGGCTTCTGATCAAAGAACGTGACGATTACGCCGCAAGCGATCCGGACGGTTTTACTAAGGGCAACGCGGTCTCGGTCAAGACGGGTCGCACCATGTCGCAGATTGCTGACGATACCCCCGCCAAAGCCCTGCCCGACCCTGCCCCCAACCGCAGCCGCAAGCGCCCCGCTTTCGTCAAGCCGCAGCTTGCCACGCTTGTGACCGAGGCGCCCGAGGGCGACGACTGGTTGCACGAGACCAAGTTCGACGGCTATCGCTGCCTTGCCGCACTCGGCAAGGGCGGCACGCGGCTTTACACCCGGTCGGGCAAGGATTGGACCGACAGGTTCCATGCGCTGGACGGCGCGTTCGATCCCCTGCCCTGCGATGCCGCGCTGATCGACGGCGAGGTGATGGCGGCGCGCATCCGCGGCTCGGCGTTCTCCTCGCTGCAAAAGGCGCTGAAAGAGGGCAACGCGCTGATCTTCTTTGCCTTCGACCTGTTGTGCATCGACGGCGACGACCTGCGCAAGAAGCCCCAGACCGAGCGGCGCGAGCGACTGGCACGACTGTTGTCCGGCGTGCCCTCCGGCGGCGGCCTGCGGCTCAGCGAGCATATCGTCGGCAACGGCGCGGAGGTTTTCGCCAACGCCTGCAAGGCCGGTGCCGAGGGGATCATCAGCAAACGCATCGACGCCCCCTATCGCGGCACCCGCAGCAAGGCGTGGCGCAAGGTCAAATGCACGCGCCGACAGGAGTTCGTGATCGTCGGCTATTCGCCGTCGGACAAGGCGGGGCGGCCCTTTGCGTCGCTGTTGCTGGCCAGCCACGAGGGCGATGCGCTGCGCTACAAGGGACGGGTCGGCACCGGGTTTTCCGACGCGGTGATGACGCAGATGGCGCAGGCGATGACCGCGCGCAAGACCTCGCCCTGCGACGGTGTCCCGGACGACATCGCGCAGGACGCCAAATGGGTGCGCGCAGATCTGGTGGCCGAGGTCGAGTTCACCGAATTCACCGGCGACGGCTATGTGCGCCACGCCAGCTTTCTGGGCCTGCGCGAGGACAAGACGGCCGGTGACGTGCGATTGGAGGAACCGATGGAGAACGGCAGCGACACCACCGTGCAGGGCATCCGAATCAGCAACGCGGATCGCCCCGTCTTTCCCGATGCGGGCTGCACGAAGGGCGACGTGGCGCGGCATTACGCGCGCGTGGGCGCGCGCCTGATCGCGCTGGCGGGACACCGGCCCTTGTCGCTTTACCGCTGCCCCTCCGGTATCGACGATCCGTGCTTTTTCCAGAAGCATGACGGCGGCGGGATGCCCGGTGCGCTGTCGCGCGTCAGCATCGAGGAAAGCGACGGCGACAGCGCCGATTATCTGTATGCCACCCGTCCTGAAAGCCTGATCGCCGCCGCGCAGATGGGCAGTATCGAGTTCCACATCTGGGGTGCGCGCACTGACCGGCTGGAACGGCCCGACCGGCTGGTGTTCGATCTCGACCCCGACGAGGGGCTGGACTGGACCGATGTGCAGGCCGCGGCCTTCGACGTGCGCGATGCGCTAGCCGATCTTGGCCTGCAAAGCGGTGCAATCGTCACCGGCGGCAAGGGCGTGCATGTCTGGCTGGCGCTGCGGCGCACCCGCGGCTGGGACACGGTCAAGTTGTTCGCCAAGACCTTTGCCAACGTGATGGCGGCGCGCGACCCCGATCGCTACACTGCAACAATGTCTAAATCCAAACGCAAAGGCCGCGTCTTCATCGATTGGCTGCGTAACGAGCGCGGTGCGACGGCGATCGCCCCCTACTCTCTGCGCGCCCGCCCCGGCGCCCCGGTCGCAGTGCCGGTGACCTGGGACGAGCTGAAGGAGCTGGACAGTGCCAACCAGTTTTCCATGTCCGACATGGCGGCGCGGCTGAAAGCGGATTGCCCCGCAGATCAGGTTCAGGACAATCTGCAGACCCTCAGTGACAATGTGATCGACGCGCTTCAATCCCTGACGGAAGAATAACCGGCGTCCTCTTGGAACAATCCCCGCCAAAGCAGCAAAATGCTGCCAGCCGCACCTGTGCAACGGAACCACTCTGCGTGCTACTCGGTTTTCCTCTTAGAAAATTAGAAGAAGGAGGAAAACAAATGGACAATTCTGCACATGCGAGTCTCGTCTCATCGAACGATGTGAACGGAACTGACGTCTATGGTAATGATGGTTCCCACATCGGCACAATCGACCACCTCATGATCGACAAGCAATCCGGCAGGGTCGCCTACGCGGTAATGGGCTTTGGTGGCTTTCTGGGGCTGGGCGAAGACCATCATCCGGTCCCGTGGGGAAAACTCCGATACGATACGGCCCGGAACGGCTTTGTGACGGACATCACGGAGCAAGAAGTCAAAGGTGCTCCCGCCCGTAGCGACAACTGGTATGGGGACCGGGACTGGGAGCGCCGAACGCACGATCATTATGGCGTTCCACACTATTGGATTTGATGACGAATGCACCGGAAACATCGGCGGCGGCTCTCTCAGAGAGCCGCCATTTTTATACAGCCGATAACTTTTTGATAATGCTCTCTTGAGCTTGTGAGGCATCATGTGGAACTGGCTGGCCGAGAATGCGTCACCTATCCAAGCGGCTGTAGGTGCAATCACCGCTCTGGTCTGGGTCGTCTATCTACAGATCCTTGTCTCAGGACTGCGTCGCCAACGCCGCACCGAAGTCCTGATACACCTCGGTGGCAGTCAAAGCCTCGATGCCCGCGCTTTCATCAGCAACCTCGGTTTCGAGCCGATTTACGTTTTAGAGATTCTTCTGACAATCTGGTCCACGGACGGCGAACGCGAGACCTCCATCGCCGATCGCACTGAAATGGCGAAAGAGGATCTATCCAACCCGAGCGCCACCACCTTTCAAGGGCCTCTGAAAAGCGGGGATTTTATTGATATTGGCAGCTTCGAAGATCTTCTGAAACGTGCTCGCTGGAACACCTCGGACGATCTGGATCCCGGTGCGATCAAACGCGTGGAGATAAAAGTTGCAGCGATTTCAGCCGCCAGTTCCGCCGTGGTAGCATCGAAACGGCAGTTTTACGTTGAGTGTGTCGGGGACAAATGCGGACTTCGACCGAAGACGCTGTATGCCACGCAAATTCGGTCTTGGTGGGGTCGCTACAAACTCAAGCGAGAGTTACAGGAAAATTTGAAAAGCTGATGATTGGACCTGCCCCGGTCCGTAGCAGGGGCAGGTGTTCACGAAGGCAAGATCAAGTCGACTGGTCTGACGCATGGGCCTTGTGAGCAGTGCCTGATCAACCGGATTTTACGTCGATGCGCTTGAGCCCATGTCTTCGTCCATGGTTGTGCGTTCATCAGCATCGATCTTTTCATCCTGATTGCGATCATATCCCCTGAATACACAAGAGTTGTATTCATCCTCGCTCAGCATGGAATCGCCATCGGAATCACAGGACGTAAAATTTCCGGTCTGGCTGAATCCAGTGCTGAACTGGTCCATGTTGATATTGCCATCCGCATCTGTTTCCATAGTGGAATCCTGCGCAAACGCGGCGGTTCCGGTCAACATCACCAGAGCACAGGCAGTTTTCGTGATGATCTTCATTACTTTTCCTCCTGATAAAATGTGGTATGAACGGCAAGGCGTTAGCCTTCATCGTTCAAAAGGATGTTAAGCGTCCTTGGAGGACTGACCTTCAATCCATTTTAAGATGTGCGCATCTAGGCGTCGTTCCGCATAAAAGCGTTTGTAGCCTACATGGTTTCACCGAGCATCTTGCGCAGCTGTCGCGTTAGACGATGTGGCGTGATGGGTTTCGACACCAAGTCGAACTGATGAAACTGCAGAGGAATTTCTTTCCGGGCATAGGCGCTGACAAACGTAATCGGCACTGACAAGGCATCCAGCTTCTCGACGATGGGGAATGAAGTCTCTGGTCCGAGAGTGACATCAAGGAAGGCGGCGTCGATCTTGTGATTTTCTATCAGGCTCATTGCAGCCGCAACATTACTGGCCGGTCCGACAACGCGGTATCCCAAATCTTCGATCATCATCTGGATATCGATGGCAATGAGCCATTCGTCTTCCACGACCAGAATATTATGAGAGTTTTCTGGCCGGGACATGAACGAAACTCCTGTCTTACAAGGGAAACTCCATTTTCAAGCTCAAACCCTCAGGGTTGAATTTTGTTTCCAGTCTGCCATTGAGCTGTTGCTCTACCTGACCTTCAATAAGAACGTATCCGAAGCCGTTTCGTTCCGGCTCGCTCGTCTCCGGTCCATCACGCTCCCGCCATTCGAGAGCCAATCGGTTGTCCGTCGAATTCCACCTCACTTCCAGCGTGCCGTGGCTGTCGGAAAGCGCACCGTATTTGATCGCATTGGTAACGAGTTCATGGATGACCATGCTGATGGCCAATGCCTGGGAAGGCTGCAGGTTCACGTTCGGTCCACTGACGTGGATCCGGTCCTGTTCGAACGGTTCGGTTTCTGCCTGAATGAGGTCCCGCATCCCGACCGTGGTCCAGGAGCGTTCGGACAGCAGGCTGTAGACGCGTGCCATGCCGTGCAATCTGTTGATCAGCGTTTCCAGAGCATCCGGGGGTATTTTCTTTCCCCGGAGCGACGTCTTCACGATGGTGATGATCACGGCCAGCATATTCTTGACGCGATGGTTCAGTTCCGCAATCAGAACTTTCTGGTGCTCCTCGGCTTGCGCGAGCGAGGTGACATCGACCAGTGTGACCACAGCGCCCTCGACCGTTTCATCCGCGCCAAGGTAGGGGGTTATCCGCACCAGATAATGGGGCTTAGCCTCAGACCGGGACAGGCGGTGTTCATAGATCGAGCCTGACTGGAACACCTCGCTTATATGCTCCCTGAGTTCGGGGTAATCGCTGACGCTGGACAACTCTGACAACGGTCTTCCAAGATCCGCAGCGCGCAAATTGAACAATTCCGCCGCCGCGGGCGTGAAGTTGCGGATGACCAGGTCGGCATCCAGAAACACTGTAGCGATCTGGGTCGCGTCGAAAAGATTGCGCAGATCAGCGTTTGCGTGATCAAGTTCTTCGATCTTGCCGCTCAGCTCGGAATTGATCGTGTTCAATTCCTCATTCAGGGACTGCATCTCCTCTTTCGAGGCCTCAAGTTCCTCATTGGTTGACTGGGCCTCTTCATTGACGGATACGAGTTCCTCATTTGATGATTTCAGCTCTTCGAGGGCAGTTTCGTATTCTTCGACGGTGGATTGCAGACGCTCACGCATCTCACGCACTTCGTTTTCTGCCGCCTCGCTTCGACGACTGTGGTCCGTGGTGTCCGCATCAGAATCCGGAAGAGCGGCTTCAACTGGCTCGAAAAACACGATAAACAGCGGATCCCGCTCCCCTGTGCCGCGCAGAGGCTCCACGGTCAGATTCAGACGTTTCAACTCCCCTGAGGCCGTAAGCATCGAAAGGTCGCGCCGAATAGTCGATCGCCTGCTGTCGACCACCTGCCGCAAGGCCGCGCGCAGTTCCAATCGCACATCACGCGGCACCATATCCAGAAGGTGATGAGAGGGGGCGCCGCGCGGCAGTTCCAGCAAACCTCCGGTGCCGCCCGAAACGAAAACGATTTCACCGTCTTCGCGCACGACGGCATGTGCAGGCGTGTGCTGTTCAAGGATATGCCGTTCGACCTTGTGGCGCAGCTGGATATCGGACAGCCCCTGTTCGTTGGTGGTCCCTGCCCTCCTGTCGGAAATCCGGTTCATCATGCCGGCCGGGTTCCAGCGCCGATCAGAGCGTTCGATCGCCTGAAAAATACGGCTTTGCTTGTCCACAGTGCGAAACAGATCGGCATATTGGCTGATACTCTCCGACGTTCCAAGGAACAGATAGCCGTCCGGTTTCAGCGCATAATGGAAGGTCGGGATGACCTGACGTTGCAGTTCTGGCCCGAAATAGATCAGGAGATTGCGGCACGATACCATGTCCATGCGCGAAAACGGCGGATCACTGATCACATTGTGGGGCGAAAAAATGCACATCTCGCGCACCTTCTTACATACAACATAGCTGACCCCATCACGGTGAAAATATTTGTCCAGCCGCTCTGCGCTGACCTGACGCAACAGTTGTTCGGGATAACGCCCCTGACGTGCTACAGCGAGTGCCGGGTCGTCGATGTCGGTGGCGAAAATCTGCACGGGCGTGGAATAGGCATTTTGCTCAAGGTGCTCGCTGATCAGGATGGCAAGGGAATAGACCTCTTCACCAGTGGTGCAGGCCGGCACCCAGACACGCACCGGGTTCTTTGCATCCCGGTTCTCGCAGATCTGCGGAATGACCTTTTCCGCGAGGATCTTGAAGGCATCCGTGTCGCGAAAGAAGTTCGTGACGCTGATCAACAGATCGCTGAACAGGTTGCTGACCTCATCCTCGTCGCGCGACAGCAGGGCACAATATTCTTTCAGCTCGCTGATCTGCCGAACCTGCATGCGGCGCGCGACACGGCGAAAGAAAGTCTTGCTCTTGTAGCCGGAAAAGTCATGGCCGGTCTGCTTCAGCAATATCTCGCAAATCGTCGCCTGCACCTCAGGGGGATCGGCATCGTGATCCGGATCGGCGGTCATGACGAGCGCGTCCAAGGTTGCGCGACCATCGCGGATCTCCATGAGCTTTTCAGCCATTTGTGCGGCGGGAATGGCAAAATCGACGAGACCGGTGGCGATGGCACTCTGAGGCATTTCCGGATTGAGCGGCGGGTCTAGGTCCGCTGTCTGTGCAAAGGTCATACCGCCTTGTTCCTTAATGACCTTGACGCCGAGCGTTCCATCACCGTCGCCCCCGGACAATACGATGGCGGCGGCGTTTTCTTTCTGGTCCTCGCCAAGCGAGCTGAAAAAAATGTCGATGGGTTTATGTTCGCGGCTACCTCGTGCGCTTTCCATCAACTGCAACCGGCCATCCTTCATCAGCAGGAACACCCGTTCGGGCATGACATAGACCGTGTCCGCCTCGATCCGTTCACCGTGTTGCGCGACTTTTACCTCCATCCCGGTTTTCTGGGCCAGCACGGTGTGAAGCAGGCTTTCACGATCCGGGTTGAGATGGGTCACGACGACGAAGGCCATTCCGCACTGCGATGGGACCCCTTCGAACAGATGCGACAATGCATCGATACCCCCGGCAGAGGCTCCAACACCGACGATGAGTGGCAAATCAGTATTCATACAGGCCACGCTACGGTTTTGCTGTGCCGAAATCCACAAGGGACTGCTCCGATGCTGATGCGCGGATATTGGCGCATCTCTTGTCCTAGCCCACCAGATCAGAAAATTGCTTAAAACACTTTAATGAGCGTTGTCACAAAACAACGAACCCTGAATGGGTCGGTCGGCACTTTGCAGACGACTCACCTGGAGGAGGAATATCAAGATGAGCAATCAAAATTATCGCCAAGACCATTCCCGCAATGATGAGCGCGGCCAGCAGGGCCGTGACGACTGGGGAAATGACCGTGATTGGCAAGGGTCGCGTGGAAGGAGCCAGCATCAGGATCGTGACGACTATCGCTCGCGTGGTGAGCAAGGACGCGGCGGCCCGCAGGACTGGAACCAAGGCAACTATGGACAGGGCAATTACGGGCAGGACGACTACGGTCAGAACAACCGCGGACAAGGTAACTATGGCCAGAGCGATTACCGACATAATGAGAGCGGTGAACGTGATCAGGACGGCTGGAACCGTGATCGTGGCGGTCAATCCGGCCAGAACTACAGATCGGAACGTGGCCAGCACGATTCCGGTTACGCGCAAGGCGGTCAGGGCGGCTATCAGCAAGACGGCTACCAGCGGGGCAACTACGGCGGCGGGTATGACCGCGGACAGGGCCAATACGGCTCCAATCAGGGCGGCTATCAGCAGCCCGGTCAGCAAGGTGGCTCGTCATGGAACCAAAATGGTTCGCGGGGCATGCAAGGAGGCTACGAGGGTAGCCAGTCCCATCGTGGGCGCGGACCGAAGAACTACCAACGCTCAGACGATCGTATCTGCGAAGACGTTTGCGATCGCCTGTCGGACGATCATGATGTTGACGCTTCGGACATCGACGTTTCGGTGTCCAACCGCGAGGTCACACTTTCCGGTGAAGTCGATTCCAAACAGGCCAAGCGCCACGCTGAAGACTGTGCAGATTCCTGCTCCGGCGTAGAACATGTTCAGAACAATCTGCGGGTGAGGAAGTCGCAATCGGCGCGAGACGACGACAATTCAAGCAAGTCCAAGAGTAAATAGTTCCTGTCGTCAGTCTGTGGTCCCATAGGCACGGAGAAGGCCATGCCATGTCGGCATGGCCTTTTGCCTGGTTTCATCCTGTTTGGTAAAAACTCGAGCGACAATCTCTATAGATTTTAGGTGCTTGTGATGTTTGTCCCCGGATTTCGCAAGTCACCTGAGGCGACGAATGGGTTGGCTGAGAACCCCATTGGTTCATAACTGATCATGGACCGCAGGTCGGCTCGTCGCCGGATCAAGATTTTGCTGCCTTTCCGTTCAATATATCCTTCGTCCGACAGCTGGCAGAGCATTTTACTGACAGACACGTTTGTCAAACCAATGAGATCGCCAATTTCGGATTGGTTGAAAGGAATTTCGACGATTGGCCTTCGAGTTCCTGAACCAGGAATTCGATCATGTAACATGAGGATGAGCCACACTATCCTATGCCGTGCCTCCATGCGCCCGACTGCAATAAGAGTTCGCATGAGGATTGACTGCATTTCCGCCGATTTTCGCAAGAAGTAAGTAGTTATTTCAGGCGTCAGAAAATCTGCTGTCGCAATGGCAGTGATCGGGACTGGTAAAACCACACAATCTCCCAAGCTTCGCAGTGAGCAGCTGACACGCTCCACGCCAAAATCTGCCAGACCTGCTATATCGCCTGCCTGATGTAGGAAAAGGATCTGTCGCTGTCCGTCGGCAAGCAAAGCGTAAGAGTAGATCCAGCCAGATTTCACCAGATACATCGCTTTTGGCCGGTCTCCTTCATGTTGGATATCTATTTGAGATTCGAGAGAGACGGACTCGACATTCCATTTACTCAAAGCAGAACGTATTTCTGCAACGACGGAAGTAGCCGTGCCCCTTTTACTGATGTCCGGCAGCCGGGACATTGTGCTTTCCCCCACGTCAACTCTCTGTGAGGTCAACAAATGAGGGGCCTGAACAGTTCCGGCGGTTTACTTGTAGATTTCCACGCGGAAGTGAGCCGGGTTTTCCATCGAGAAGTGAGCCACCTTTAAGTTATGTTTCGGGTGTCAGGCTTAGGTCAATGCATGATTGCTATCCTTCTTTTTCTGCGCCGCGGCGGCTGCGCTTGCTTTGAAGCGGAAGCTGTCGTTTCCGGTCTCCAGGATGTGGCAGCGGTGGGTGAGACGGTCGAGGAGCGCGGTCGTCATTTTGGGATCACCGAAGACTGTGGCCCATTCGCTGAAGCTCAGGTTCGTGGTGATGACGACGCTGGTGCGTTCGTAAAGCTTGCTGAGCAGATGGATTTCGTGAGGCGGCTGAAGGATCGGCTGTAGTCTGCCTGGGAGAGTGTCCGATCTTCTGTGTAATCGCGATCTGGTCCATGCTTCCTGAGAGGAGCAAAGACTATGACTATTTCCAAGGAACTGTTGGACGAGCTGCTGAAGGGCTGCGAGCGGCCTGAAGATCTACTTGGGGTGGATTCCGGCTGAGTGCAGAATGACACCCTAAGGCATTTTGAGGACGCGGCTTCCGTATTCACGCAGATTTCCGTTTGGATCTACGTATCGATAGAGCGTAACAGGCTTGATCCCCAACTCCTTGCAGAGATCACTAACAGACGTGTCGCGATTGGCCATGGCGGCTTGCGCCATACGGACCTGCGCTTTTGTCAGCGCAAACTTCCTTCCACCTTTCCGGCCACGGGCGCGGGCGGCTTGGAGCCCGGCCATTGTGCGTTCGCGGATCAACTCACTTTCAAATTCGGCCAAGGCCGCAAAGATGCCAAATGAAAGTCGTCCTGCCGCAGTTGTTGTATCGATCTGCGCGCCTTGTCCGGTGAGCACCTTGAGGCCAACGCCGCGCTCGGACAGCAAGCTGACGGTTTTGACAAGATGGTGCAGGCTGCGGCCCAAGCGGTCAAGCTTCCACACAACCAGAACATCGCCATCCCGCAATGCCTTGAGGCAGGCCTCCAGACCTGAGCGGTCATCTTTCTTTCCGGATGCCAGATCCGAGTAAATCTGGTCCTCTTCGACGCCTGACGCGATCAGCGCATCCCGCTGCAAGTCGAGGGACTGGCTGCCGTCGGCTTTTGAGACGCGAGCATAGCCGATCAGCATGTTTCACAAACGAATGTTTGTGATGCTCTGGCAGATGCTCTGCTTCCGCTCATAAAAGCTATTCCTTATTAATTATCTTAATCAAAGATAAGCAAACCCAAAATAGAAAGCAAAAGAAACATGGCGCACCGCAGCATCCTGACCGAGCGCCAGCGTTCGGCCCTTTTTGATCTCCCTATCGATGAACTTTCGCTCCTTCGACATTACACGCTTGCCGATGACGACCTTGACCACATCAACGCACGGCGTCGCGCCGAAAACCGGATCGGCTTCGCCCTGCAACTATGTGCCTTGCGATACCCTGGGCGACTTCTGTCTTCCCATGAGGTCATTCCCGAGCAGGCCATTCGCTTTATTGGAGCCCAACTGGGTCTGACAGGTGATGAAATCCTACCCTATGCGGCGCGGCGCCAAACCCGACAGCAACATCTGCAGGAGCTTCGGGAAATATACGGCTACAAAATGTTCTCTGGGCGTGGTGCGCGTGATCTGAAGGGCTGGCTTGAACGAGAGGCAGAGACTGCTCGATCAAATGAGGGCCTCGCCCGGCGGTTTGTCGAGGAATGCCGCCGCACCCAGGCGGTCCTGCCCGGTGTGTCTGTTATCGAACGGCTTTGTGCTGACGCCCTCGTCGCCGCCGAGCGCCGCATTGAGAGCCGGATCACTGACCGACTGAATGATAAGCTGAAGGGCCGGTTGGATAATTTATTAACGGAGATGGTCGATGGCACGGTCAGCCGGTTCATCTGGCTTCGGCAGTTTGAGGTCGGCAAGAATTCGGCGGGGGCCAGCCGCCTTCTTGATCGCTTGGAGTTTTTACAGGAGATGGAGTTGGCACCCGACATTCTTGAGGGTTTGCCGCCCCACCGGGTTACGCAACTGCGCCGTCAGGGCGAACGATATTTTGCCGATGGCCTGCGAGACATTACCAGCGACCGGCGCCTGGCCATTCTCGCGGTCTGCGCCATAGAATGGCACGCGGGGATTGCCGATGCGGTGGTCGAGACCCATGACCGGATCGTGGGTAAGACCTGGCAGGATGCGAAAAGGTTGTGTGACACGCGCATAGCGGATGCAAAATCCGCCCTGCACGACACACTTCGCTCCTTCAAAGCCTTGGGCGCTGCCCTTTTGGAGGCCAAGGGGGATGAGGCCTCCCTTGATGTGGCAACCGAAATGTCCTGTGGTTGGCTTCAGCTTGAAGGTCTTGTGGCAACCGCCGCCGAACTGACGAATACGATGTCCGCTGACCCTATAGTCCATGTCGTGCAAGGGTATCATCGGTTCCGGCGATATGCACCGCGTATGCTGCGAGCTTTGGATATCCACGGGGCCGCTGTGGCGCGGCCCTTGGAGCAAGCGGCACAGATCATTGCTGATGATGGGAATAGCAAATCTCAATCCACAAGCTTTCTACGGCGTGGTTCCAAATGGCACCGCCACCTTAACGCTCAGGCGACCGATGATCACCGGCTCTGGGAGGTGGCCGTTCTGTCCCATCTCCGCGAAGCGTTTCGATCGGGCGATATCTGGCTGGCCCATTCACGTCGTTATGCAGATCTGAAAGAGGTCTTGGTTCCGGTTGAAGCTGCACAGGCCACGCCCAGATTGACCGTTCCGTTTGATCCGGAAAGCTGGCTTGAAGACCGCAAGGCGCG
Proteins encoded in this region:
- a CDS encoding Tn3 family transposase, with amino-acid sequence MAHRSILTERQRSALFDLPIDELSLLRHYTLADDDLDHINARRRAENRIGFALQLCALRYPGRLLSSHEVIPEQAIRFIGAQLGLTGDEILPYAARRQTRQQHLQELREIYGYKMFSGRGARDLKGWLEREAETARSNEGLARRFVEECRRTQAVLPGVSVIERLCADALVAAERRIESRITDRLNDKLKGRLDNLLTEMVDGTVSRFIWLRQFEVGKNSAGASRLLDRLEFLQEMELAPDILEGLPPHRVTQLRRQGERYFADGLRDITSDRRLAILAVCAIEWHAGIADAVVETHDRIVGKTWQDAKRLCDTRIADAKSALHDTLRSFKALGAALLEAKGDEASLDVATEMSCGWLQLEGLVATAAELTNTMSADPIVHVVQGYHRFRRYAPRMLRALDIHGAAVARPLEQAAQIIADDGNSKSQSTSFLRRGSKWHRHLNAQATDDHRLWEVAVLSHLREAFRSGDIWLAHSRRYADLKEVLVPVEAAQATPRLTVPFDPESWLEDRKARLTDGLDRLAKAARSGAIPGGSIENGVLKVDRLPAAVPEAAEALVLALYDRLPAVRITDLLQEVDEDIGFTDAFTNVRTGSPCTDRIGLLTVLLAEGLNLGLSKMAEATNTHDYMQLSRLSRWHIESDAINRALAMVIDAQAGLPMAKFWGGGVTASSDGQFFPAARQGEAMNLINAKYGSEPGLKAYTHVSDQFGPFATQTIPATVSEAPYILDGLLMNEAGRKVKEQYADTGGFTDHVFAVTSLLAFRFIPRIRDLPSKRLYLFDPAAAPKELRGLIGGKIREGLIVQNWPDILRAVATMAAGIMPPSQLLKKFAAYPRQHELALALREIGRIERTLFIIDWLLDADMQRRAQIGLNKGEAHHALKNALRIGRQGEIRDRTVEGQHYRMAGLNLLAAIIIYWNTKHLGQAVTRRQHVGLDCPSDLLGHISPLGWAHILLTGEYKWKKR